One Drosophila yakuba strain Tai18E2 chromosome 4, Prin_Dyak_Tai18E2_2.1, whole genome shotgun sequence genomic window carries:
- the LOC6523751 gene encoding eukaryotic translation initiation factor 4 gamma 1 isoform X3, with protein sequence MQQAIPTLSTQSDIDKVMQPHSAQNMYVSTGNNNSGNTRSNPQSGGIFRGPPSTPNAPRGASGGATRHVHVQPMYSQPLHQNMVLQQYTQYNPRQQTFPTSHLQYAPAPMPYYQYQYVPTLQQQPPHTRSAVTVNTNVNVGNNLQPVQSGPNGPLPGPGATSSQLQLLTSTVQPGASTVMGVGGPGSTMGQVGVPPMVGVGVMPASVQPQSVQPASRRRHQHRLQIIDPTTKKNILDDFDKTKSNTDNDFSDQVISTNTPATVLSEGPIRIPQQDSFGINTSSQGSESMTNASYSPIESTPISRSDVGQTPIVSAMSDAPSVEILPTPQRGRSKKIPIMSPKNVSESIAAPITDETDDAGSTPISGATKETVQPNFPHQNLHISESPKQKQTVSNIEITTDVPTVLKETNIAELESSVSSENLLTGFQAVNANVKSPQSSNFSADPENASIDKSSPTNFSADSPVMHALLENTESTEILENSTTERFKDSQSGEKPTHQELSLRNVPDETEISSMALKEVNSLDNRQTQAAYPIKPKHNVSEDISRESAIKSIPTNNTGVDVDLQSDSNPDPKPETTLDDKQDSDNLKHKGSPKTSSIINYNEGQWSPNNPSGKKQYDREQLLQLREVKASRIQPEVKNVSILPQPNLMPSFIRNNNNNKRVQSMVGMIGNRSSESAGNYIGKQLSMSGVQSGGGRSSLKGMIHVNLSLNQDVKLSENENAWRPRVLNKSDSESDAKSAHEKNELVRRVRGILNKLTPERFDTLVEEIIKLKIDTPDKVDEVIVLVFEKAIDEPNFSVSYARLCQRLAAEVKVIDERMESENKSNLAHFRNALLDKTEQEFTQNVSQSTAKEKKLQPIVDKIKKCTDANEKAELEAILEEEERKIRRRSGGTVRFIGELFKISMLTGKIIYSCIDTLLNPHSEDMLECLCKLLTTVGAKFEKTPVNSKDPSRCYSLEKSITRMQAIASKTDKDGGKVSSRVRFMLQDVIDLRKNKWQTSRNEAPKTMGQIEKEAKNEQLSAQYFGTLSSTTPGGSQGGSGKRDDRGNSRYGESRSGSAYGGSHSQRGDNGNLRHQQQNNSVGGAVSGGAGHSNGNNDDNTWHVQTSKGSRSLAVDSNKLEGLSKLSDQNLETKKMGGLTQFIWNNETTKLSSAPAPTPSNPFAVLSSLIDKNSSDRDRDRSGPRNKGSYNKGSMERDRYDRGMHSRTGSSQGSRENSSSRGGQQGRTLLSSSVQKSASHSKYTQQAPPSRHTVKAQSSLGSSNVNTGPLYRGSEQQSTATFSQTTRSVAPAAVFNEASETDIKLIKSVVSEMIDLSAASKAVTPVVVSCIKQIPEKLRCSFIYYILTDYLHLANVGKQYRRYLSIVVSQLIQQNYISVDHLRLAYNEFTVYANDLIVDIPELWLYILQFAGPLIVKKILTISDLWNNNLKENSPSNVAKKFLKTYLMYCTQEVGPNFARNMWIKFNLKWSDFMPENEVADFIKFNRLEYVENESKSPVIDLRETPEKHVKNVIDHIEHLLKEGTTPDCIIDYSNGNIMVVDKLFIRGLTETLSNFSIHYKENSYKLESETFQKFCIPVLQRYIDSNEDHQLECLYTMQLLVHGLEHPRGLLSELIGELYDAFVIQKESLCKWRDSKDQSAGKGVAVKSLNPFFNSLLNDEAN encoded by the exons ACAATTCTGGAAATACCCGATCTAATCCACAAAGTGGCGGAATATTTCGAGGACCACCATCTACGCCAAATGCCCCAAGAGGTGCTAGTGGAGGAGCAACACGCCATGTTCATGTACAACCCATGTATTCACAACCCCTTCACCAGAACATGGTGCTACAACAATACACACAATATAACCCGCGACAACAAACATTTCCAACTTCTCATTTGCAATATGCACCCGCCCCAATGCCGTACTACCAGTACCAATACGTCCCAACTCTTCAGCAACAGCCGCCACATACTCGTAGTGCTGTTACGGTGAATACGAACGTCAATGTGGGAAACAATTTGCAGCCAGTGCAGTCTGGACCCAATGGACCTCTCCCTGGTCCAGGGGCTACCTCGTCGCAACTTCAATTGCTCACAAGCACAGTGCAGCCAGGAGCAAGCACTGTAATGGGCGTTGGCGGTCCTGGTAGTACGATGGGTCAAGTGGGTGTGCCCCCAATGGTTGGAGTTGGTGTAATGCCAGCAAGTGTGCAACCGCAGTCTGTGCAGCCTGCAAGCCGGCGCCGGCATCAGCATCGTTTGCAAATAATCGACCCGAcgactaaaaaaaatatattagaCGATTTTGATAAG acAAAATCAAACACAGACAATGACTTTTCCGATCAGGTAATCTCCACAAACACACCAGCAACTGTCCTTTCAGAAGGTCCAATACGTATTCCACAGCAAGATAGTTTTGGTATAAATACATCATCACAAGGATCAGAATCAATGACTAATGCGTCTTATAGCCCCATTG aATCAACCCCAATAAGTCGCTCCGATGTTGGGCAGACGCCAATCGTATCCGCGATGTCTGATGCGCCTTCAGTTGAAATATTACCCACTCCCCAAAGAGGAAGAAGCAAAAA gattCCTATAATGTCTCCTAAAAATGTATCTGAGTCCATAGCTGCTCCAATCACTG aTGAAACTGATGATGCAGGGTCAACACCGATATCGGGAGCCACTAAGGAAACTGTGCAACCGAATTTTCCCCATCAAAATTTACACATATCCGAGTCACCGAAACAGAAGCAAACGGTATCAAATATTGAGATTACAACCGATGTGCCAACTGTTTTAAAGGAAACAAATATTGCTGAGTTGGAGTCCAGTGTATCCTCCGAAAATCTTTTAACTGGGTTTCAAGCTGTCAATGCCAATGTCAAGAGTCCACAGTCATCGAATTTTTCTGCCGATCCTGAAAATGCTAGTATTGACAAATCATCACCTACGAACTTTTCCGCAGATTCTCCCGTTATGCACGCACTTCTAGAAAATACTGAGTCGACCGAAATATTAGAAAATTCTACTACAGAAAGATTCAAAGATAGCCAAAGCGGAGAGAAACCAACTCATCAAGAACTAAGTTTAAGAAATGTCCCAGATGAGACTGAAATATCCTCTATGGCATTAAAAGAAGTAAATAGTTTGGATAATCGCCAAACTCAAGCAGCATACCCTATAAAGCCAAAACACAATGTTTCAGAAGATATCTCAAGAGAGTCAGCAATAAAGTCAATTCCAACGAATAATACAGGAGTAGATGTAGATCTCCAGTCAGATTCTAATCCAGATCCCAAGCCAGAGACTACCCTTGACGATAAACAGGACTCTGATAATCTGAAACATAAAGGGTCCCCAAAAACTTCATCTATCATAAACTATAATGAGGGTCAATGGTCACCAAACAATCCAAGCGGAAAAAAACAATACGACCGAGAACAGTTATTGCAGTTACGCGAGGTAAAGGCCTCACGTATACAACCAGAGGTGAAAAATGTGTCTATTCTTCCTCAACCAAACTTAATGCCATCATTTATAcgaaataacaacaataataagcgCGTACAATCGATGGTTGGTATGATTGGCAATCGTAGCAGTGAATCGGCTGGAAATTATATTGGTAAACAATTGTCTATGTCAGGCGTGCAAAGTGGTGGCGGTAGAAGCAGTTTGAAAGGTATGATACATGTAAATCTATCATTAAATCAAGATGTAAAGCtaagtgaaaatgaaaatgcatgGCGCCCTCGCGTCTTAAATAAATCTGATAGTGAAAGCGACGCGAAATCTGCGCACGAAAAAAATGAGTTGGTACGTCGCGTTCGGGgtattttaaataagcttACCCCTGAAAGGTTCGACACACTTGTTGAGGAGattataaaattgaaaattgataCACCAGACAAAGTGGACGAAGTAATTGTGTTGGTATTTGAAAAGGCCATTGATGAGCCAAACTTTTCTGTGTCTTATGCCAGACTATGTCAACGGCTGGCTGCGGAAGTAAAGGTAATAGACGAGCGTATGGAAAGCGAAAATAAATCTAATTTGGCGCACTTTCGAAATGCATTGTTAGATAAAACTGAACAGGAATTCACCCAAAATGTTTCACAAAGCACCGCAAAGGAAAAAAAGTTGCAGCCAATTGTGgataaaataaagaaatgtaCCGATGCAAATGAGAAAGCGGAACTTGAGGCAATTTtggaagaagaagaacgaAAAATAAGAAGACGATCCGGAGGGACAGTACGATTTATTGGCGAACTCTTTAAGATATCTATGTTGACTggcaaaataatatattcttgCATTGATACACTTCTTAACCCCCATTCTGAAGACATGCTTGAGTGTTTATGCAAGCTGCTCACAACTGTGGGTGCTAAATTTGAAAAAACGCCAGTAAATTCCAAAGACCCGAGTCGGTGTTATTCATTGGAAAAATCGATCACCAGAATGCAGGCCATCGCATCAAAAACAGACAAAGATGGAGGCAAAGTAAGCTCGCGAGTGCGATTTATGCTTCAAGACGTTATTGATTTGCGTAAGAATAAATGGCAAACTTCGCGGAATGAGGCACCAAAAACTATGGGACAAATTGAAAAAGAGGCAAAGAATGAACAGCTTTCTGCACAATATTTTGGTACACTTTCCAGTACTACACCCGGAGGATCGCAGGGCGGATCTGGTAAACGAGATGACCGTGGCAACTCTCGATACGGTGAATCTCGTTCAGGTAGCGCGTATGGTGGCAGTCACAGTCAACGTGGTGATAATGGAAACCTTCGACACCAGCAGCAAAACAATAGTGTCGGGGGTGCCGTTTCTGGAGGTGCTGGCCACTCCAATGGAAACAATGATGACAATACTTGGCATGTGCAGACTAGCAAAGGTAGCCGCTCTCTAGCGGTTGACAGTAATAAACTGGAAGGTCTG TCTAAACTTTCCGATCAAAACCTAGAAACAAAAAAGATGGGTGGATTGACGCAATTCATTTGGAACAACGAAACGACAAAATTATCTTCGGCGCCGGCACCAACCCCATCCAATCCGTTCGCTGTGCTCTCATCCCTCATCGATAAAAATAGTAGTGATAGAGATCGCGATCGTAGTGGACCCAGAAACAAGGGGTCATATAACAAAGGTTCTATGGAGCGCGATCGTTATGATAGAg GTATGCATTCGAGAACTGGATCATCTCAAGGATCACGGGAAAACTCATCCTCCCGCGGTGGTCAGCAGGGTCGAACCTTATTGAGTTCATCAGTTCAAAAGTCTGCTAGTCATTCAAAATACACACAACAGGCACCACCTTCACGGCATACTGTAAAA GCGCAGTCATCATTGGGCAGCTCTAACGTTAACACAGGTCCACTGTACCGTGGAAGTGAGCAGCAATCAACTGCAACCTTTTCGCAGACCACTCGTTCTGTTGCTCCTGCGGCAGTGTTTAATGAAGCTAGCGAAACAGATATTAAACTTATTAAGTCTGTTGTCTCAGAAATGATAGATCTGTCAGCAGCCTCTAAAGCAGTCACGCCCGTTGTAGTTTCGTGCATAAAACAAATACCAGAGAAACTACGCtgcagttttatttattatatattgacAGATTATTTGCATTTAGCAAATGTAGGTAAACAGTACAGGCGGTATTTATCTATTGTCGTGTCCCAACTTATTCAGCAAAATTACATCTCTGTCGATCACTTGAGACTGGCGTACAACGAATTTACCGTGTATGCAAACGATTTGATTGTTGATATTCCAGAGCTTTGGCTATATATTCTTCAATTTGCCG GGCCACTAAttgtaaagaaaatattgaCTATATCAGATTTGTGGAACaacaatttaaaagaaaatagcCCATCAAACGTCGCTAAAAAGTTCCTTAAAACATACTTAATGTATTGTACACAAGAAGTTGGACCAAATTTTGCTCGGAATATGTGGATCAAGTTTAACCTAAAATGGTCAGATTTTATGCCTGAAAATGAAGTTGCCgactttattaaattcaac AGACTGGAGTATGTGGAGAACGAATCAAAATCACCAGTGATTGATCTAAGAGAGACTCCAGAAAAGCACGTTAAAAATGTGATAGACCATATTGAGCACTTACTGAAGGAAGGAACGACGCCGGATTGCATTATTGATTATAGTAAC GGAAATATAATGGTGGTTGATAAGTTGTTTATCAGAGGATTGACGGAAACATTGAGTAATTTCTCGATACACTACAAAGAAAACAGCTACAAGCTTGAGTCCGAAACCTTCCAAAAGTTTTGCATACCGGTTCTGCAGAGATACATTGATTCTAACGAAGACCATCAACTTGAATGTTTATATACTATGCAGCTCTTAGTCCACGGTTTGGAGCATCCAAGAG GATTGCTAAGTGAACTAATTGGCGAGCTATATGATGCCTTTGTAATACAGAAGGAATCACTCTGCAAGTGGCGCGATTCAAAGGATCAGTCTGCTGGCAAGG GAGTAGCTGTAAAAAGTCTTAATCCTTTCTTTAACTCGTTATTGAACGATGAAGCTAACTAA